The genomic interval gtgggggggtcagtggttaatatgtagagttacatagtgttcagcatggtgggggggtcagtggttaatatgtagagttacatagtgttcagcatggtgggggggtcagtggttaatatgtagagttacatagtgttcagcatggtggggggtcagtggttaatatgtagagttacatagtgttcagcatggtgggggggtcagtggttaatatgtagagttacatagtgttcagcatggtgggggtcagtggttaatatgtagagttacatagtgttcagcatggtgggggggtcagtggttaatatgtagagttacatagtgttcagcatggtggggggtcagtggttaatatgtagagttacatagtgttcagcatggtgggggggtcagtggttaatatgtagagttacatagtgttcagcatggtgggggggtcagtggttaatatgtagagttacatagtgttcagcatggtgggggggtcagtggttaatatgtagagttacatagtgttcagcatggtgggggtcagtggttaatatgtagagttacatagtgttcagcatggtgggggtcagtggttaatatgtagagttacatagtgttcagtatggtggggggtcagtggttaatatgtagagttacatagtgttcagcatggtgggggggggggggtcagtggttaatatgtagagttacatagtgttcagcatggtggggggggggtcagtggttaatatgtagagttacatagtgttcagcatggtgggggtcagtggttaatatgtagagttacatagtgttcagcatggtgggggtcagtggttaatatgtagagttacatagtgttcagcatggtgggggtcagtggttaatatgtagagttacatagtgttcagcatggtggggggtcagtggttaatatgtagagttacatagtgttcagcatggtgggggtcagtggttaatatgtagagttacatagtgttcagcatggtgggggtcagtggttaatatgtagagttacatagtgttcagcatggtggggggtcagtggttaatatgtagagttacatagtgttcagcatggtgggggggtcagtggttaatatgtagagttacatagtgttcagcatggtgggggtcagtggttaatatgtagagttacatagtgttcagcatggtggggggtcagtggttaatatgtagagttacatagtgttcagtatggtgggggtcagtggttaatatgtagagttacatagtgttcagcatggtgggggtcagtggttaatatgtagagttacatagtgttcagcatggtgggggtcagtggttaatatgtagagttacatagtgttcagcatggtgggggtcagtggttaatatgtagagttacatagtgttcagcatggtgggggtcagtggttaatatgtagagttacatagtgttcagcatggtgggggtcagtggttaatatgtagagttacatagtgttcagcatggtgggggtcagtATGGTCCAGTGGTTAATATGTCTCTGTGTTTCAGCTCCTGACCTCCAGTCCGTTCATGTGGCTCGTTGCTCTCAGTGGACTGGTGAGTTCACACCACACTGACCCTGTTGCATAGCAACCAGTATTACCCAACCGTTATCTCAACCGCAGTCACTTCTTCAGAAATTTTAAATACACACGCAACGCCACACGTCTGAACCACGTGGCGTGTTCCCCTCAGGTCTCTGGGAAGCTGTACCACGGAAATGCTCTGAGGGTGCAGCGGCTTCTCTTCGTACCCCGGTGGCTGTCCCGTGTCGGGGCCTTCGTCCTGGAGCCCCTGTTCTCCGGGCCCCCGCCCCCTAATGAAACCCCCCTGGGTATGGGGGCTACGCTGGACATCCAGAGACAGCAGAGGATGGATCTCCATGATCAACAGATGCTGCTGGTCCAGTTCCAGCAGGCGAGGAGGAACCACAGACCGCCACaggtatggacacacacacacacacaaacacacacacacacacacacacacacacagtactagacacacacacacacacacacacacacacacacacacacacacactagacacatacacacacacacacacacagtgctagacacacacacacaaacagtactagacacacacacacacacacacacacacacacacagtactagacacacacacggtactagacacacacacacacacagtactagacacacacacagtactagacacacatacacacacacagtactagacacacatacacacacacagtaccacacacacacacagtaccacacacacacagtactccacacaccacacacacacagtactacacacacagtaccacacacacacagtaccacacacacagtactagacacacacacacagagtactagacacacacacacagagtactagacacatacacacagactaaTGGACATTCCATTTGACATGACCCTCCTTCTGATCTGTTTTGGCCAATCAGAAGCATGCATGCCTTTGCAGAATATTTAATGCAATCCTCTCATTGGCAGAATGAATGTCCTTCACATGCATCGGCTACTTGAGTTCATATTCCTGCCTGCCTTTCCAACACACAGCTCCCGGCGGTCACTGTCTTTTGAACTGATGTGCAGCCAGGGCTCTTCTAAAGTGGACATGACCTTTATTCTGTATAGAAACAATAATGTTTATATTGGCCATTTTTTCTTTGATCACATGCGAAGCTATATTTTTCCATTTGCCTTTTTTAAATAATTGGTAATACTATGTAATGCTGTTTATTTAATATTAGGACAGCAGTAATTCTAGCATTGTTGCAAAGCTCAGATTCTCCCCATTTCAATTGATTCAATGCTATTTAACCCCCTACGGCTGTTATGACGGGGAGGAAATCAGAGCTGTAAATTGTTTAAAGGTGACGGGCAAAGGTCTCCACAAAAAACTGTAACACTTAATAATAATGATATTTTAGGCTTCATTAAATAAGCCTACATTTAGCTGTCATTTCTAAATGTTGGTGAAGATGTCATTCTTGCATTCTATGACTGGCAATGCATAAACAATATAAAaacaatataatatataatataactgaaaataccaacatgtgagaaatactggactttattaaatgtttcaatggaaccaaccaaaatcatacaattatttaatacaaaataaatttcaccaaaatcaaggtttcataattattggcactcaTTTAGTACTTAGTGCAACCACCTCTGGCAAGGATAACAGCATGAAGTCTTTTCCTGTCatgtttgacaaggttaaggaacacatttggagggattttggacccttcctctatgcagatcctttcaagatccttcacattcttgggtttgcgcttatcaacttccctcttccactcagcccacaggtttccgattggattgaggtccggcgactgagatggccatggcagaacattgattttgttgtcacagaaccatttctgtgtggatcttgaggtgtgttttgggtcattgtcttgttggaaagtccacATACGGCCAGGTCCcagccttctggcagaggcaaccagattgtcagatacttggtggaattcattatgccatcaatcttaaccagtgcccctggacctctggaattaaaacagacccaaaacatcactgacccaccaccatatttcactgtgcctctccttgtatgcatctctgtttccaCGCCAAACATGCCGATGCTGTATCTGACCAAAACGTTCAATTTTggcctcatctgaccagagtaatCTCTTCCGGTCATAATTTGAAtgacgtttggcaaactccaagagcttgcgtctgtgtcttggggtcagaaagggctttcttctggcaacccttccaaagagcctgtgAAGGTGGCGTCTGATGGTGCTTTTTGAAACCTGGTGACCCCAAGACGCCACCAAGGCTTGCAATTCTTTGACAGTGATTATTAGGGATTTTGTTGCTTCTCTCACCATCCTCCTACCTATCCTGGGGGGAAAAATGCATTTGCATCCTCTACCCGTGAGGTTTAACTGTTCCATATCTTTAGATTTTTAAAATAATTGCCCTGACAGTGCTCAGTGATATATGAAGGTCTACGACCATCTGTCTCTTTTAAACTGCCAgttcttttgttttcttcatggtgttggatTCAGCGGGATATTGCATGcgtgttacctcatttttataccctAGTGAAACAGGAAGTGGTGTATGGCTCAATATAGTTCTTTAAAACTTAGGTAAACTTAAATAAGTGGAATTTAATTCCTGTTGAATTTTGGTAAATGTCACAATAATCTTTAAGGGTGCCATTAATTGTGAAACCTTCATCTCAGAATTACAAGTTGGAAACTCAGGCATCATCCTAGAGCTACATCTTCTCTGACGTTGTGATTTTTTCCCAGTCTGAgatctttttttattttcccagagttcccagttgtcttgaacttacCATGGTTGTCCCTCTCTGTCCTTCCCAGAATGGCCTATTGAACTGGAACAGATTTTTCCCATCGCTGAGACGCAGAGGACAGAACCTTCCCCCAGAGCTACAACCACACCCCTCTCCACCGCtgcagacacacccctctccactGCTGCAGCCACACCCCTCTCCACAGCAGCTCCACCCCACAGCTCCACCACTGCAGCCACACCCCTCTCCACAGCAGCTCCACCCCACAGCTCCACCACTGCTGGAGCCCACAGCTCCTCCCTTGGTCAACACTCCTGTAGCTGAAGAACAGGTGAGCACACTGCGCGTGAGTGCGAACACGGAATTGCGTTTCTTTACCAGTTTCGTGTTAGCATTTCtctgatgtttgtgtgtgtttatttctgtttcccTAGGTTGCCAGATTGATGGAGATGGGCTTCTCCAGAATAGATGCTCAGGATGCCCTCAGAGCGTCCAACAACGACATCAACGTGGCAACCAACTTTCTGCTGCAGCATTTAGGGTAGGGAGGAGTTTGAAAGATGTAGAACCTGAGAGAGGAAAAACAGAGGGAACAGAATGAAGTCTGGGTCTGATCCAGTGAGCAGGGTCCTGGGGTTTGAGGCCAGGGTGACCGGGATGTTCTGGAACTCCAGAGGACTACACAGAGAATAACTCCACACAGACTACACAATTActaggaggaaaggagagaggaggacagtaaTGCTGCTGCTGTCCACTTCCTGAAGGGTGAAGAGGGCTGTCCACAGTGCTTCCTGGTAGTGGGTGAAGAAGGCTGTTCCAGATAGTTTGGATACTCTGTCCTGTCACCTTGCTGCTGAGGGACAGAAGATGGAGGATCAGAAGGCTGCTATTCTCAGGGCTTGTTGCATCTAGTGTCTTCTCTACCATTACCATGGTTCATTACGGCTACCTCCACCTCACACACACCTTCgcccagaaaacacacacacattcaccagTCCCTAAAGGTTTTCTTTTGTGTCATTTGTCCATGGACAGTGATTACAGGAGTTTGTTTGTTTGACTTCTGCAAACACTCAGAATTCATCTAAAATCTTAGGGGTTTGAAATGAGGAGAATATACTCAATTTTGGAAACTGTCAATCTTGTATACTCAATGAAAAAACATCTGCACGTAAATCTTAGTGTATGGCTTGTATGTATAGCTGCTCAGTGGCTACATTCTGGTTAACTACACTATGGAATAAAATCATGGTGACAAGATATTAATTATGAAAACTGTTTCACTAGTTTTTCACAAAATCATTGAGGATTTAACACTTATTTATATACTTTTTATTtactttgttttgttttatgtgACTGACTGTATAAACGGAGGTGTGCTTGTTGTTTGGTTAACCTATGCCCGTGTGTGGTGTTATTATGCTACAGATTACAAATGATTAACAATTTAACAAACTGCTTACAACCACTGAAATATATGCAAAGCGCTCTGCTGTGGTAATAGTGCTGTCCATACAGCGTTACAGCAGTATAATGGCCTGATGAATAAACCTACCTCTCACCTTTAGATGCTTTTCTGATTTTGTGCTTTACTTCACAGCATTACTCGTATAACATTTTATTGTGCTTTGGGACGACTGCACTGACATGGCGAATAATAGGTCCTGTTTTGAGAGAAAGATTAGTTTTACACTGCCATCTCCAGGTCGTTGTTGGAATAGGCACTTTCTACAAGAGCCTAAATTGTAAGGTGCTCTGAATTTTGCTGTTTGATTCTCAGCAAAATTCTCAGCAGAATTAGAAATCATGACAATAAACCCGTTTTTATTCTCAATTTTGTCGGAAAATGTCTTATATTTAACACAAAGTGCAATTCTTTCAACAACAGCCTAGCCAACTTTACCGCCAGAGTCCCATAATCCTCCACTGAAGAAAACATCCATGTAGACGCAGATGACGTGTCTGCTCGCTGCAGGAAAAGTATCTAGGTTAGGTAGCTACGAAGGCAGACAGATaccagctagttaacgttagctaccttATGTCAACTGTCCTATCTAGTGAATTCAAATGCCAGCTAACCTGTCACCCCCTGTGTAGACAGATATTAACGTTACCCCAAGAAACGTTTAGCCTGCTAGGTTCGTCGAGAGAAGAGGAAAATGTTTTCCCTGCACAGAGCGAGAGGCTCTGTTTTGGTGATCTTCCTTCTGTTACACAGCGCTACAAGTTTCTATCTTCCAGGTCTGGCCCCTGTTAGTTTTTGTGAACCAGGACAAGCTGGGAAAGAGAATGAAGTACCGGACTGTAAGGTAGTTAGATATAAAAATGCACCGGGCCTTGTGATAAGCTTGTAGCGCCGACGGTTTCATGCTATCTTCCTTCTAATTATCAGCTGGCAAGTAAAGCTAGCTACCAGttaacttgctagctagctgctaatgTTAGCATTCTGAAACTATAGCTTCAATGGTAACCGTCATAATGATGAATAACTAGGTAACGTTAGTATAATCTAAATGTAGCTAGTTAGAACCAGTGTTGTTGGCCAACTAGTCACAGTAGCTATCTGTATTGCATATTGGTCGctagaaagctagctagctaattagcacCCCTTACGAGCTAGTTGGACTACTACTTGTGAGACAACTGCTTAACTTGTGTTGTAGATAGCTAATTAGTTAATCCATACTTTTGATCAGAAGTTACTTGTCATTCAAATGTTTAATTATGTCCCAAATTCCGTAGTATCCTAATCTAAAAGAGAGCTGTCAACTGCATGACAGTTGTTGTTTGAGGAAGGTATGGCCTGAATAAGAACTGACAAGAATCAATTCCACTGCGGAACAGGACATAAAGAAATCCTGTAAAGTGatgtagccctcctcctcctccctcccattTCAGATCTCTAGTCATTGGCCTAATTGTGCATTTGAGGAAAAAAACAGCTGTAAGGTGTgctgtattctagatgttgttgCCGATTTGTGTCGTCTACCATTTTGAGAAAATAACTGCTTTTGATTGTTTTTCAGTCGACCATTGAGATATTTGTGAACAGACTGGATTCTGTGGAGTCTGTCTTGCCCTATGAATACACTGCGTAAGTACATCAGGAACAACAATGTCTTATGGGTCTTCTACATTTCTCAGTCTTGCTGCGGAAGGCTGTGGGTTCGGTGCTTTTGGACAGTGTTCTTATTGTGTAGATGCACACTTAGTGTACGGGGAGATATAGAGTGCATTCCAAATgactccctatacagtgcactacttttgaccagcgacctatgggccctggtcaaaagtagtgcattgtgtaaggaatagggtgacatttgggatacAGATATGTGTTAGGAACATGGTGAAGTCAGCCAGGTATGACTAGGCGCACTAATACTGTCTGATAAACTAGAGCATCTCTCTGTCACCATCCTCTCtgactctttctcctctctgtcacacACGATCCTCTCTGACTTTCTCCTCTGACTCTTTCTCCTCTCACTCACCATCCTCTCttactctttctcctctctgtcacacACGATCCTCTCTGACTTTCTCCTCTGACTTTCTCCTCTCACTCACCATCCTCTCCTACTCTTTCTCCCCTCTGTCACACACGATCCTCTCTGACTTTCTCCTCTGACTTTCTCCTCTCACTCACCATCCTCTCctactctttctcctctctgtcacacacgatcctctctgactttctcctctcactcaacatcatcTCCTACTCTTTCTCCCCTCTGTCACACACGATCCTTTCTGACTTTCCCCTCTCACTCACCATCCTCTCCTACTCTTTCTCCCCTCTGTTACACACGATCCTCTCTGACTTTCTCCTCTCACTCACCATCCTCTCCTACTCTTTCTCACCTGTCTCTCACGCTCTGATTCTTTCTCCCGCTCTGTCACTATAGCAGCACCAGCGATATCCAACTGTGACTGGAATTCTGAGGTCCATAGACGATGTTAATAATACTCTATTGCAGTGCTTGTCTTGGACAGGAactcaccggagctgagtaccggcacctcaacTTTTATTTACTGCTTGAGTTCCTGCACCTCttctagaatattagctcaacagtatggtggagctcctgcacctaaatacaAACAGTACCGGCACTCATATCAGTCCAAGTCAACCACTGTTCTGTTACAGTAGTTTTGCTTcaacaaaatggctgcctaaTGTTTAAGATTAGCGGAATCATGTTTTAGAGAAATAGTCAATAGAAGATATAGATATTGGCTTAAGTCAAAGAAACAGGCCACTTAAACCCAGTTTCAGTCCTTACTCTGGATCTGAA from Salvelinus fontinalis isolate EN_2023a unplaced genomic scaffold, ASM2944872v1 scaffold_1703, whole genome shotgun sequence carries:
- the LOC129849796 gene encoding ubiquitin-associated domain-containing protein 2-like — encoded protein: MWLVALSGLVSGKLYHGNALRVQRLLFVPRWLSRVGAFVLEPLFSGPPPPNETPLGMGATLDIQRQQRMDLHDQQMLLVQFQQARRNHRPPQNGLLNWNRFFPSLRRRGQNLPPELQPHPSPPLQTHPSPLLQPHPSPQQLHPTAPPLQPHPSPQQLHPTAPPLLEPTAPPLVNTPVAEEQVARLMEMGFSRIDAQDALRASNNDINVATNFLLQHLG